The sequence below is a genomic window from Saccopteryx leptura isolate mSacLep1 chromosome 3, mSacLep1_pri_phased_curated, whole genome shotgun sequence.
tggtgATAATTACAACTGCATTGATGGGTtactgtgaagatgaaatgaaacaATGCCTTTAATTAACACTTTAGCACTCTCCGTGGAACATTGTAGGggataaaaaagacaaaattcaagATCTTAATCATGTGCCAAGCACTATTATAAATACTTTTCCCTCATTAACGAATTTAAGCCTCACAACAGCCCAGAAGTAGTTCTcaaatttacagatgaggaaactgaggcatagagattCAGTAACTTGTTCACatggcagagccaagatttgaacctaAATAGTATGGTTACAGAGCCTGTGCCCTTAAGCACTTCACTTTACTGCCTCTTGATGTATCTATGTGATCTATTCATGTGagctgttgttattgttgttttattactAAGGATTCATACACAGGACTGCTGAGCAGAAAAAGGCAGTTCTGTAGGAACCATGGAGATCTGTGTTAGCTTGTTTCAGGGGCCACAAGCAGTATCAGCTGAGTGtagggaagaaaaaaaccctGGATGTGTGGTATTTACCGAGTTCCATGGTGTACATATTCTCACCATGATAGATTTCAAGCTATCAACATGAAGTCACTGGATGAGGAGGTAGGAATGGCTGTCCACAACCAACCTTTGCAAGCTGGTAGGATCCAGCTGCCCTCCAAGCTGACACCATCCTGGGGCCAGCCATTCAAAGTCTGGAGCAGCCTCAGCCGGGAGGAGACATAGCCAGGCCCTAGTCGCCTGCCTGGTGGTTTGTTGCTGGGAGTGTTCAGGCTGAGACTGTGTGATGGTCCAGTGCTGGACTCTGGGGATGACAGTCGTCATTAAAGTGCCAATTTTAAATGGTATATAACTAGTTGAAtctccttaaaaaaacaaactcaaagggTCTACAggtaatagtagtaataataatgatcacAGTCATAACGAAGCAGGGTTTATAAAGCACCAAAAAAAtggtaagcaaaataaatacGTAATTTCATCAAACCCTCCAATACCATCAGGTAGGTACTGttactattttcattttacagatgaggaaactgaggcacagagaggttaagggacCTGCCAAGTTTCCTTAACTAATAAGAGGAGGAGCTGGGATTTAAATGCAAGAAAAAGACCTGGAAGGCCAAGCATCTATCCATTATTAACAGAGGTTTACCTGTGAGGAATGTGATTTACACAGGGggccttttatttttcacttcatgCACTTCCGCAAAGTTTGATTTTTCATAATAATTAGCGTTTACTTTcactatttaaaaaggaaaaaaaaaaaaaaaccctagagaCCGAAATATTGCTTCTCAAGCTGTGTCTGAGTTCTGAGGCCTGAGCTTCTTTCTCCCGCCCTCCCCATCTTCTCCATTTCAGGCTGAGAAGAACCACCAATAGAATTCTGGCCTCCTCTTGCTGTAGCAGTAACGTTTTAGGCTCGGTGAACGTGTGCGGCTTTGAACCTGATCAAGTGAAAGTTCGAGTGAAGGACGGAAAGGTGTGCGTGTCAGCTGAGAGGGAGAACAGGTACGACTGCCTGGGGTCGAAAAAGTACAGCTACATGAACATCTGCAAAGAGTTCAGCTTGCCCCCCTGTGTGGACGAGAAGGACGTCACCTACTCCTACGGGCTCGGCAGCTGCGTCAAGATCGAGTCTCCGTGCTACCCCTGCACGTCTCCCTGCAACCCCTGCAGCCCCTGCAGCCCCTGCAGCCCCTGTAGCCCCTGCAGCCCCTGTAGCCCATGTGACCCTTGCAACCCGTGCTATCCCTGCGGGAGCCGATTTTCCTGTAGGAAGATGATTTTGTAAAGCGTAGGAAGCCATCACGTAGTAGAAGTCAGTTTCTCCAGCCAGGTAGTTAGTTCTTCCAGTGTTTTTCTCGTCCCCTTCCTAGGCCCCCTGTTATTCTAGATATTCTAGCGCGTAGGAAACTGAATACATAACTGCAACGCACTCGTGTTGTGTGACTGTCTTTTGGTTCAACCCACCGCTAAAGCCCTGCCAGGTAGAGCGCATCGGAGGAGTTAATGGGTGGGAATGGAAGACAGTGAGATCTGCCCTCCTGGGTCCTCCTTTACCCCCAGCTGCTGCCAAATTCCAGGAAAAGAAACTCTTTCGGTGTGTGTCCCCAGACACTGATTTTCCAAATGGTTCCATGAAATGATCCAGCCCACAAACCAAACTGTCAAAGCAGAAACAGAAGGTTAAAGGCAGGTGCTTATTCAAAGCTGCTGCAGTAGGGAGTGCTAGGACTCCCCGGGCCAACTGTGGTCCGCGTTTTTACCCCGCAGCAGTCAGATGCACACACAAAATATCTGGGAGCCTGTTCCCTGCCCTGAGAGGAGGGGCATGCAGCTCGTCGTTTCTCAACTTTCCTGTGATTTGGGGGAATGGCAATTCTGGTTCAGAGTGGTTTGCAACCGCTTCAGTATTTATTtcaactatctgcttttctcaATTCCTGGAACTCCTTTTTAAGCACAGAAGTTCTTGAGTGGAAAGTACAGCTTTCACAAAATGATAGTGTAGTTCACCTGAACTTGGATCCTCATGGACACAGCGTATGAGGCATTCTTGACTGCCAAGACAGAATCCGGGTAGAAGTCGGAGATGACAGGGAGGGATCAGAGTGAGGATCCGGGCTGGTTGCAGACCTGACTCTTCCAGGGAACATAAAACCCTCACGTGTGCATGGTAAGTCTTTTTATTAGTCTCAGCTGCATGTGGGTTACAGCCGTGGCCAGCCTTGGCTGCGCTTGAGAATCACTTGGGGCGCTTTAAAAATAGGGATGCCAAaccataaaaggaaataaaaagaaaagacttaaaaagaaaaaaagtgtttgaaaaaggaaaaatctaCCATTGCCTGGTCCCATCTCCAGAGATTCTAATGTAATAGATGTGAAGTGCTCACTGGGCATCAAGGCTTTTCAAAGCCTCCCCAGGTAATTTAAACATGCAGCCGAAGTTGAGAAACTGCACAGGATCTTAGAGCCCTCCCAGCCTAAGTGTTTTCTATAAACACTTCCTTCAAGTTCAAGGTTAAAGAACACTGATGGTGATAGCGGACATACTTTGCTTTCCTTCGTGGGAAGTAATGGACCTCTAATATAGATAGTGAATAAAAACATTGAACATTTCAAAAAACATATTACCTAGCACCTAGATATACATGAGTACATTTGTGTGTGCCAAATTCTAGAGCTGCCCTTGTAAGTGTCTTGCTATAGTTTGATTACATGTTCCTAAATGTCTTAGTTTCCaagctattgatttttttttttaatgatcttgAAAAGAATTTCACTCTGTGGAGTCAATGGAATTCCAGGGTGGTCTTGAGCAAGTAGGAATCTCTGTCCCCTGGAGGATGACATTCCAGGACATACCCGGTTCATCCTTTTATTCACCCATTGTCCTACTCACCCACCTGCTAGTCCAGCAGTTCATTCATCCACCCTGCCATTTTAAATGCCAGAAAACTGTGCTCTGCAGCAGcaatggagagagaaaaatacactTCACAAATGCCTCAAATTAAATTCAAAGAGGGGTAGTTGAAGGGATTCGGGAGGAGGGAGTCCCAAAGAAACCGAATTTACAAGGGTTAGGAGAGGCCAGAGGGGCCTTCCAGACAGGCCATGGGCATTGACATCACTGCCTTGCAGGACACCTCAGGGAAGCCAGGGGCCCAGCCCCAGCTCAGAGCTTGGCCTGCGGTGGGTTTGTTGTCTGAGTCTGCTCACCACCCCCACAGGGGCAGACTTGATAGAAAGTCGAGTGTTTAcctattgagcacctgctatgagCAAAGCACATTGCTAGGAGCTGCTGACAGTGAGAAGTACCTTTCCAGGAGCTTCTCCTAGCGAAGGCAAGACTGACTAACACCTGTGATATAATTGTCAGCGCACTTGACAGTATGTAATCAAGAACTAAATTGCATGGTGTGGATGTGAAGTGGCTGCCAACATCGGAGAGTGCGTGGGGGAGGTGAAGCAAGCCAGAGGAGGTGGATCGTGGGTGTGGGCCTTTCTGAGTCCTCGAGGAAAGTCACAAGGCAGGGCTCACTCCCTGAACTGAGTGGGTCCcgagaaggaggagagagtgggtccaagggaggaggaaggagaaacctTTGCTGTTTCCAATACTGTCTTTTACTAGTAGGATGGAGTGCTGGGCTTGGACAGCTCTGCTGTGGCCTTTACTGCACTCACAGATCTACGTCCAACGGAGTGCAAAATGCCCACTCCGTTTACCAGGATGGGAGGccgaatggggaaactgaggcatgataTAACTCTGGCATCAGTAGAGGCAAGAGATTAGAACAGAAAGTAACCACAAGGTGAGTAAGTCTGTGAGCTGCTTCACTGTCCACCATGTTATAATGACTGAACatataaattaagtaaatatGCCACCTTCTGATACACAATAAATATCATAATATTGAGGTAGGAGCTGAAGATAATTATACTTCTTAGTGAACACAAAATACATTCTAGAGCTGAAAAGCTGTTTAATAGTATCATAAATAAAACGTTTCCCAGGTATAGGATTGAGGGGAATCCATGCCCAATGGCTATCATGTATTGTTTGAATTCTTTCAAAACTCATATAATATATTATACCATGACATTAAAGATCCTCAACTGACTGCTCTTcactgtaaaataattttatttagtgaaTTGTTCATGGCTCCAGAAATAGTGGAGTAAGTAGTTTTAAATGATCTCAGCTTATCTTCCCTACATAgaaattccttctctctctgcatctctgtctctccctctttctctctctcccacacaaaTCCCACGAGTGTCACAGACTAGACAAGATTTGGACGTTCTGATTCAGACTTTTGGCTGAAAACATGCTGAAAGTTGAGGTAAAAGTGGTACTGAAATGAGAAGACTGTGGGTTTATAGGACAAGTAAGGAGGGAGGGTGTTTCTGGGTGACTGATGGATTCAAGTGAAGTTTGTAGGGTTTAGGGCATTTATCAGAGCAGAGTTCTCAAGAGACTCCTGATAAGTCACATGATTTGAGATCATGGGTGGAAGATGGACTCAGAAGTTACcctccaccctggccggttggctcagtggtagagcattgacccagcatgtggatgtcctaggtttgattcccatcagggcacacaggagaagcattcatctgcttctccacccctctccctctcacttctgtctctatctttctctcttctcctcttgtagccatggcttaactggagcaagttggcccaggtgctgaggatggctccatggctcccacctcaggtgctaaaaaatggccaTAGAGCAAGGGCCCCGgttgggcagagtatcaccccctagtgggcttgtccgGTGGATCCCGGActgggaacatgcaggagtctgtcttggcctcccctgttctcactaaataaaaaaaaaaggatataaaaagagAAGTTACCCTCAGGGAGCACCTGCTTTTGAAGCTGACCCCGAAGCATGTTTTTCCAGTCTGGAGATGTATAGTAAGTATTGGTTTCTATCTCTAAAGTCACAAAACAATCAAAAGAATACATCCACTGCTTAGGTCTCTGGATCCTAAAGAACAGCTAAAATTTGAAAATCACACTTAAGTACTCTTCTCCCTAACCAGTCTCAAGCCCTGGTACCTATATTATTCACACAAAGCTCGGCATGCCTGGCAGATGTAGTGCCATACCATGGTAGCTAATAAACCTGCCCTTTGAGAGATGATGGTGCTGTGATTCCAGGGCCTAGAGTGTTTCAGAGAATGTGACAGTCACAGGAAGAGTCCTTCAGCCAGGATGCCAGACACGGTGGTTGGAATCCAGCATTTACTATTCCTGAGGCAACTGGTCCACCCCTGAGCATCTCTTCCAGACGGTCACCTTTCTCTGTGCGCAGTAGAGAGCTCCCCCACTGGAAGGGGCAGGACCCCACATGGTTGAAATAACTACTGCTCTTAGTGGAATGGGGACCACCAAGCACTAGAGTATCTGGAATTTTTAGTCTGGAAAATCTGGAAGGAGATACTTTTTGTCTTCAACTAAAACTGCCGTGGCAACTGGATCTTCATACTCTAAGGAAAATAGTTTGAGACGTGTTTTACTCTGGTGAATTTTTTTGGTGTAAGACACCACTTCCTTTTACATTCATGAATTCATAGATTAGAAATTCAGACTCGGTATAGTGGGGATGCTTTGTCTTTGCTCCATTTGGGAAGGCCCGAGTGGCTAGAATCTTCTGAaggattcttattttttattatttttattttttaatttttttatttttatacagggacagagatagagtcagagagagggatagatagggacagacagacaggaacagagagagatgagaagcatcaatcatcagtttttcgttgtgacaccttagttgttcattgattactttctcatatgtgccttgaccgcgggccttcagcagaccaagtaaccccttgtttgagccagcgagcttaggtccaagctggtgagctttttgctcaagccggatgatcccgcgctcaagctggcgacctcagagtctcgaacctgggtccttcgcatcccagtcggatgctctatccactgtgccactgcctggtcaggctggaggatTCTTCATTATCTGGCATCTGGGCTAGGATGATTCCAGGGCTGGGGTTGCTGACACTGTCATCTGGTCTGTAATTTTAGATGAAATGTCTACAGTGTTGTAGAAATACTCCAAATAACTacttttattgaaaaacaatgtgacaacataaaaatcataatattCAGCATTCAAAATGTTTCCACTAATGAAACActagaaattaaaactgcattAGAAAATTATAGGAATATGGTCACCATGCCCATAAAACAACTACTATCAGGCACACTTGAACAAGCTTTGTTTACTGTGTTTTTCCCCCCATATGTTTGTGGTTCTTTCCATATGTTTGTGGTAACTATTTaaattgaaaatggatcaaagctTACTATTGGTTCTATAATGACTGTGTATCCCAGATTTTTGTAAACAGCCCAGATTTCAAATGACTGAATCCTGGTTTGGAGATGGGAACATGGGGTCTACGGGTATTGCCGCTAGGTGTTGAGGGACTAGAGCACAAATCAGTAAGGTGACATCTGAGACAACAAGAGAACAAAAGGGTACAAGGACAAAAAAGTGTTTAAGCGAAACTGGtagtccttttattttattaattttattttagtgacagagacaaagagagggacaaatagggaaaaacagacaggaagggagagagataagaagcatcaattctgcctggccaggcggtggtgcagtggatagagtatcagactgggatgcagaggacccaggttcgagaccccgaggtcaccagcttgagcatgggctcatctggtttgagcaaatctcacaagcttggacccaaggtcactgactccagcaaggggttactcagtctgctgaaggcctgtggtcaaggtacatatgagaaagcaatcaatgaacaactaaggtgtcacaatgaaaaactaatgattgatgcttctcatctctctccattcctgtctgtctgtccctatctaaccctctcccctgactctcactctgtctctgtaaaaaaaaaaaaaaaaaaaagaagaagcatcaatttttcattacagcaccttagttgttcattgattgtattctcatatgtgcctttactggggggtggggggctacaacagagcgaatgaccccttgctcaagccagtgaccatggagtcatgtctatgatcccacagtctaGCCCGTGACCCCGTGCTCAGGCttgtgagcccacattcaagccagatgaacctgcactcaagccgatgacctctgggttttgaacctgggtcatctacaccccagtccgacacttcatccacggcgccaccgcctggtcaggccaaattggCAGTCCTTGAGGAGACATGCAAGGGCGGGAGGAAAGTGGGAGGCCAGGATTTGTCTGAGCAAAATGAACTTGATTTTGGATTAGTCAATTATCTTGAAAGAGGAAGTTGATTTTCTTGAGTCAGAAGTTCAGTCACCTTCCTCTATTATCAATGTCAAATATTTTTAGCCTTCAGGGCCTGGCCAGGGGCTTCTGAGTTGTTTCTATCTCCTAGGAAGGGGATGGGTTCTAGAAAAGTGAGCATATAGGACTCCTTTGTGGGAGACACCGCCATTCCTCTTCCTGTGAACCCACGTGAAGGTCAGCTTGGGGCCTGGCAGCCTGAGAAGCCAGGCAGAAGGCAGAAACGGCCAAAACCAAAACCTTTGCCTTTGAAGAGTTTTCAATCCGGTGTTGGAGACAGACACATAAACTGGTGAATTATAATTCCACTTCATCAAGGATTCCTATCTAGGCAGAACCAAGCACCAAGGGGCTTACAGAGGACAGAGCCACTAACCACAGGATAGCTACCACTAACCACATGGTAGCCTGGGGTGACTCAAGCAGGCTACCATGTGGCAGGTCACACTCAGTTCTAAGTCCTCCTGCCCCTTAGTGGATGAATGAGAGTAATGGAAATTGCTCCTCCTGGGTTTGTCTCAGCTCTTCTGAGAAGCCTCCTTTTGCTTCTTACCCTATTTTCTCCCCTTTAAGGACCTGTCAGGCCTAGACAGGAAACAGCATACACTTAGCTGGGGTTTTTGAAAGGCTTTTAAATGAAGTTACCATTTACAGAGGTGTGGGTGGCTTCCCGTGAGGAATAAAGGATGTTGATGCCCACAGCAACTTCCAACAGAAGCTGCTCTCACACCTGACCCACAGAGACAAGGGAAGAAACAGTGGAACTGTGCCCAGCTGGAAGCCTGAGCCCCGGATGAGGGGCTGCTGGACAGAGCCGGGGATGTAGCCGCTGCCAGAAGGACAGCCCACAGGTGCagaacaagagaaatgaccaatactcccacctctccttcctcccagcctCCAATTCCCTGATAGTGTGTTCCGCTGGCCAACCCCAGTGGGAGACCAGAAGGCAAGGGAGCCCTGGTGATGGAGTTCAACAGGATTAGCTACCTAGAGCCTACAGCACAATGGAGAACTTCACATGGAACTTTGGAGATAATGGAACATCATTagcatccatccttccttccttcttacctGCTTTCCTGTTTGCCCACATGGCATCGAGCCAGGCATTCAGGAATCAGAGATCAAGTCCTACCTAGTTTTCAATTCtatggagcttacagtctaggAGGGAGATACACATGGAGCGTACAAATAAAGGGATGCCGAAATGGAGAGGATGAACTCAGGAAACAACCGTGGGGTCCGGTGTTTCTTCCTCAAAGTCAGGTCACATAGTTCCTTGCTTGCAGAACTAGAGTGTCTGAAGGAACCCTGTGAAAACCCTTACAGCTGATTCTAAAAAGCCCAAGTGATGGACCACTCAGAATGCAGAGGCAAGATGCTTCTCAGCCCCAGTCGCTATCCTCCATGCCCTCTGTTGTTCTGCAGCATttttatccctccctccctccctccctccctccctccctccctccctccctctctcccttcctggttaGTAGGCACAAATATATCCTTGCTCTGTCAGCTAAGAAGACTTAGAAGCAACAACACCCCAGTAGCAATGATCATCTTTTGTGCTCAGACCCTGGTTTCTAATACCATTCTCTAATAAAAGAAACTAGAACTCCTTGGAGAAAAAGCTGATTCTAGGAtagggcaagaaatatacaagaaCCTAGAGTATATCCTAGAGCCAGAAAGTAACAAGGAGCCCATAGTGTTCCCTGTTCCTTGTTCCATGTTGTCCctaaaaggcaaggaaatggattctcCCTTGGTGTCTGCAAAAAAGAACACAGTACTGCTGGCATCTTAATTTTAAGACTCTTGACCTCTAgaattgtaatatatatatatatatatatatatatatatatatatatatatatatatatata
It includes:
- the ODF1 gene encoding outer dense fiber protein 1; amino-acid sequence: MAALSCLLDSVRRDIKKVDRELRQLRCIDELSSRCLCDLYMHPYCCCDLHPYPYCMCYSKRSRSCGLCDLYPCCLCDVKLYCLRPSLRSLERKAIRAIEDEKRELAKLRRTTNRILASSCCSSNVLGSVNVCGFEPDQVKVRVKDGKVCVSAERENRYDCLGSKKYSYMNICKEFSLPPCVDEKDVTYSYGLGSCVKIESPCYPCTSPCNPCSPCSPCSPCSPCSPCSPCDPCNPCYPCGSRFSCRKMIL